CATCCACTTTTATTTTATGATGTTCGACATAGCTTTCCAATGTCGTTTTTATCATTCTAAAAGATTGGTCTTCGTTGGGTTCTTGTATTTCAATAACCTCAAACAAACTCGCTAATCCTTCGTCTTTTTCTATTTTTTTTGTGTATTCATCTATGGTAGTCGTTACCAAAAAAGTAATTCCTTTGTGAGAGGCTTCTTTTAGCAAATTAGAAATACCTGCATTATCATTATTTTTATCTAAAATGCCATGAATACCATCAATTACTAGAATTGCTTTTTGATAACCTTCCAATTCTTGCAAAACTTTTTTCAGACGGTCGTCAATTTCTCCTTTGTAGGAAGCCCCTGTAATTAAAGCACCTAGATTTAACTCAAAAATAGATGTGTTTTTTAATTTTTCAGGCAGTTTTTCCTCTACTAAAAGTTTTACAAATGCTTTTATAAGAGCTGATTTTCCTACCCCTGAATAGCCTTTCATAGCTACATTTGGCTTTGAGAAACGACAAATAATTTCGACAAGCTCTTTTAGTTCTTTTTCTCTTCCAACAATAGCTGTCTTATGATTTTTGGCTTGAGAAACCAAATCTGTACAGTATTTATAGACAAACTTTGCTGCTGATTTTTGAGTAGGTAATTCTGTCAATTCTTGATGCATATTGATTCCATTGCGTTCGTGAAGTAATTCAGAACGATTAACAGGAAACGTTTTCATTTGATCAAAATTAAACCCTACCCCTGGAGTAGCAATAGCAACCATCACACAAAACAAATCAATTTCTTCTCTATCAAGAAGCTCTTTAATTTGGTCTGCTTCATTGATTATTTCATCTATTGACTCATCTGCTTCTGGAAAGGTGCGATGCATAGCTTTTTTATTCTCTTCAATTCTCACTTCTGCCCATTCTTCTATGAAATAGACATCTTTTCCTGCATTTTCTAATTCTTTTAAAAGAGATAAATCTCTATTTAAAATTGCTTTTAAGAGATGAGAAGCACCATATTCTACATGTTGAAATTGCTCTGCTATTTTTTTTGCTATTTCAAGAGCTTGTATTAGCTCTGAATTAAGAATAATATCTAGATTGGCTTTAGTATCCATATTTATTTTTTTGTATAAGAAATAATGTAGCTAAAAATAGAACTTGAGTTAGTCATTATCTTTTCCCCAACGTAAGAATTTTTTGACTTTATATTCTATCGTAAATCCGTCAATACAATTTAGATTGTCTCTTGTTAGGCGAAGAATATCAATTCTGATTTCTTTTCCTTGTATAGATTTACAGAACTCTGCAAAGGAGATAATCTTTTCTCCATTTTTTACAACAGGGATTTCAAAATCTTCACAGACAAATGAAGAAAAGTCTTCTTTTGTTTTGCTCTGATTTGCTACTTGAAGTAATAGAAGCTCAAACTGTTCTTCAGAAATAGAAGGAGCTAAAGCCATTTTATCTTTTTCTTTTATTTGTTCTTCCGTTTTTTTCAATGGAGGATTAAGAGGAACTCTATCTAAAAATTCTTCTAAAGGATCTTTTTTAGGATCACCTGGAGGTAATTCAAATTTTACTGGGTCTTTTTCATATATGTAACCTTCAATAACTTCCTCATCTGTAATTTCATCAACTATATCTCTTGGTTTGACATAGATTACATGCTTAGCAATATGTTTTGCGTCTCCATTGAGCATAAGCCAAACCGTTTTTTTACCAGGAGATGAAAATGTATATACAGGTCTTCCACTTGTGTCATCTACTCTACCAGACTCACCAAAACCCCATTCCCAAGCAAATACTTCTCCTTTGTACTTGTATTTGAATTGAACAGGAGTTCCTACCTGTATATTTTTGGGAGTAACAATTTCAGGTACTCTAGCTTGGTTGAGTATTTCACCTAGACTTTTAATTTCTATTTGTCTTTCTAATTTACAAGAGCCATTAATAGTGAGGCTTACTGTAAATACTCCTGGACTAGTATATTTATGTAATGTTTGCTTTCTATGTTCTTTAGGAGAATTATCTCCAAAATCCCATTCCCAGTCTTTAGCATTTTCTACTTCTACATCAAATTGAATGACTTCACCAACTGCAAACCTTTCTGCAATGATGAAAAATTTAGCATCATCACAATCTACATAATCATCTAATTTAAGTAAAAAGAATAAAATCCCTATTACAAATAATAAACAAAATGCAACTACTACACGAAGGTCAAAATTTGAGAAAACTGTTAATGTTTTTTTTTTATTCATTTTTATTCTTTTTGTATAAAGATATTTTTTTTATCTGAAAGTGAAGAGATTCTTCAAAATTAATTACAAGGTTACTAAATTTTGTGCAAAAAAATTAATCTTTTTATATAAGTCTTATAAATAGTTGATTATCCAAAAAAATAAATCTAATTTCGCCATTTAGTTAT
This window of the Bernardetia sp. MNP-M8 genome carries:
- a CDS encoding PKD domain-containing protein, with translation MNKKKTLTVFSNFDLRVVVAFCLLFVIGILFFLLKLDDYVDCDDAKFFIIAERFAVGEVIQFDVEVENAKDWEWDFGDNSPKEHRKQTLHKYTSPGVFTVSLTINGSCKLERQIEIKSLGEILNQARVPEIVTPKNIQVGTPVQFKYKYKGEVFAWEWGFGESGRVDDTSGRPVYTFSSPGKKTVWLMLNGDAKHIAKHVIYVKPRDIVDEITDEEVIEGYIYEKDPVKFELPPGDPKKDPLEEFLDRVPLNPPLKKTEEQIKEKDKMALAPSISEEQFELLLLQVANQSKTKEDFSSFVCEDFEIPVVKNGEKIISFAEFCKSIQGKEIRIDILRLTRDNLNCIDGFTIEYKVKKFLRWGKDND